A DNA window from Paenibacillus andongensis contains the following coding sequences:
- a CDS encoding mechanosensitive ion channel family protein — translation MAFVTKFFTDLSQWIHEHITKPEMIASIFWIVVKIILIYVVAKICIKIADKTIAHMMSARDKSPLKFDRRRTNTIGSLIHNLIAYTINLICIMLILGQVGLNIGPLLAGAGVLGLAIGFGAQSLVKDVITGFFIIFEDQFGVGDVIQIDSFKGTVEEIGIRVTRIKSWTGEVHIIPNGNIKQVTNFSTYNSLAVVDVTIPLHLDIDKATEILKETVKHVQLLTDDIVKEPEVLGVQMVGTADLKIRIIAECKPTRQFNVTRLLNIEIKKQLNITQIEVL, via the coding sequence ATGGCCTTTGTAACCAAATTTTTTACGGATTTAAGTCAATGGATACACGAACATATAACTAAGCCAGAAATGATAGCTTCGATATTTTGGATTGTCGTTAAAATTATATTAATCTATGTAGTAGCTAAAATTTGCATAAAAATCGCTGATAAAACAATTGCTCATATGATGTCAGCAAGAGACAAGTCTCCGTTGAAATTTGATAGAAGAAGAACGAACACAATAGGTAGTCTCATACATAATTTAATAGCCTATACGATCAATCTCATATGCATTATGCTGATACTAGGGCAAGTGGGTTTAAATATAGGACCTTTATTAGCTGGAGCAGGTGTACTTGGGCTAGCGATAGGTTTCGGGGCACAGAGTTTGGTGAAAGATGTAATAACAGGATTCTTCATCATATTTGAGGATCAATTCGGGGTGGGAGATGTCATTCAGATTGATTCATTCAAAGGTACAGTAGAAGAAATCGGGATTAGAGTAACGCGGATCAAGAGTTGGACCGGTGAAGTACATATTATTCCAAACGGGAATATCAAACAAGTCACTAATTTTTCTACCTACAATTCACTTGCTGTAGTCGATGTAACGATTCCTCTTCATTTGGATATTGATAAAGCGACAGAAATACTCAAGGAAACGGTGAAGCATGTTCAACTGCTTACCGATGATATCGTGAAAGAGCCTGAGGTGCTTGGTGTTCAGATGGTGGGTACGGCGGATTTGAAAATTCGCATTATCGCGGAGTGCAAGCCAACAAGACAATTTAATGTCACTAGACTTTTGAACATCGAGATTAAGAAGCAGCTCAATATCACGCAAATAGAAGTGCTATAA
- the yyaC gene encoding spore protease YyaC yields the protein MKFQFGFDGVKNAVLEPLKIQHTDADTPFLLSKHLHTIFSKLPTYQPIVIICVGTDRSTGDSLGPLVGSHLNRTTNLRNLHLFGTLDEPVHAMNLAETVDKIHNQFQNPFIVAIDACLGQVSSVGCIQVADGPLKPGAGVNKDLPPVGDIHVTGIVNVGGFMEYFVLQNTRLSLVMNMANIIGDALHSALRRTQSYTPNATAALKFD from the coding sequence ATGAAATTCCAATTTGGTTTCGATGGAGTGAAAAATGCGGTTCTAGAACCGCTAAAGATTCAACATACAGATGCCGATACCCCTTTTCTTCTCTCAAAGCATTTACACACCATCTTTAGCAAACTACCAACCTATCAACCTATCGTCATCATATGTGTTGGAACCGATCGTTCTACTGGTGATTCCTTGGGGCCACTAGTTGGCTCTCATTTGAACCGAACAACCAACCTCCGCAACCTCCATCTTTTCGGCACTTTAGATGAGCCTGTCCATGCTATGAATTTAGCTGAAACCGTGGATAAAATCCATAACCAGTTTCAAAACCCTTTCATCGTTGCCATCGATGCTTGCCTTGGTCAAGTTTCCAGCGTCGGTTGCATTCAGGTTGCAGATGGACCTCTTAAACCCGGCGCCGGTGTTAATAAAGATTTGCCTCCAGTTGGTGACATTCATGTTACCGGAATTGTAAATGTCGGTGGATTTATGGAATATTTCGTTCTGCAAAACACGCGGCTTAGCTTAGTTATGAATATGGCCAACATTATTGGTGATGCCCTTCATTCTGCTTTGCGTCGCACACAATCTTATACACCTAATGCTACGGCTGCTTTAAAGTTTGATTAA
- a CDS encoding DUF3343 domain-containing protein encodes MLLAFDSTQQALRAEMLLEYADIEIDIRPTPKEITAGCALSIEFPGENLEQVRDIIHSENVEIRGIYFKNEDKYVTME; translated from the coding sequence ATGTTGCTAGCGTTCGATTCTACTCAACAAGCACTGAGGGCAGAAATGCTGCTAGAGTACGCAGATATCGAGATCGACATAAGACCGACTCCGAAAGAAATCACAGCGGGCTGTGCACTGTCTATCGAATTCCCTGGAGAGAATTTAGAACAAGTAAGAGACATTATTCATTCTGAAAATGTGGAAATCAGAGGCATCTATTTTAAAAATGAGGATAAATATGTTACGATGGAATGA
- a CDS encoding DUF4446 family protein has translation MGELFGIDSGVIVLTCFALIVVLFIFIFIVSIKLSSLRKKYTQMMNGSKAENMEQLLIEMQNGLNEQKAESVATSAKVETIRQALMKTKSKLAIHRYNAFNEGGSDLSFTIAILDDYQDGVILTGIHSREQMYLYAKPIQNAQSTYTLSPEEKEAINQTLKQP, from the coding sequence ATGGGGGAACTGTTTGGCATTGATAGTGGGGTCATCGTATTAACATGTTTCGCATTAATCGTTGTGCTATTTATTTTTATATTTATTGTATCCATTAAATTATCGTCCTTGCGTAAGAAGTATACACAAATGATGAACGGTTCAAAAGCAGAAAATATGGAACAGCTCCTGATTGAGATGCAAAATGGATTGAACGAGCAAAAGGCCGAATCAGTAGCGACTTCAGCCAAAGTTGAAACGATTCGTCAAGCATTGATGAAGACGAAGTCAAAACTCGCCATCCATCGCTATAATGCCTTCAATGAAGGCGGTAGTGATTTGAGTTTTACGATTGCCATATTGGATGATTATCAAGACGGGGTTATTCTAACAGGAATACATAGCCGTGAGCAAATGTATTTGTATGCCAAACCAATTCAGAATGCACAATCAACTTATACGCTAAGCCCAGAAGAAAAAGAAGCGATTAATCAAACTTTAAAGCAGCCGTAG
- a CDS encoding right-handed parallel beta-helix repeat-containing protein — MNENIDRQREDTSSDLNPLPQSTPSFSRRKLLSSIGAAGLAFVAGDIFTNSSTVQAASPSTLIYNVKDFGARGNRRYDEDDAPYIQSAIDTAALSGGIVYIPPGMYFIKIPLRVSANITLMGAGSNSILRSSTHKFGLLNLSAVSHVHIQGLSFQGIGSFGNASVPRIECGIALDQAADITITDCTFSMIDNGVKSVDSNRVVVENCTFDNIIGTQDYDTQGYGIWCSNVKNHHFVQNQFNMLFQTCITLTNGSSRSVIARNRMQKCYQSGIDLISGPKEEPCQFNTLSDNIIENFKNSSGNTGYTYGIRLKGHCISNMITANMLNDIDDIGIQLVGQADIIEKRPHHNIISNNQLQAIGNNGIVLINAYENQIRQNSIRNCKSDGIVLAAEGKDSGSYTDNNQLTGNSLNTCTKAPIRISDANCRETILFGNVGSGNGEKIFDKGTHTITSTL, encoded by the coding sequence TTGAACGAAAATATTGATAGACAGCGTGAAGATACATCTTCTGATCTTAACCCTCTGCCTCAGTCTACACCCTCTTTTAGCCGTAGAAAACTGCTCTCTTCAATTGGAGCCGCAGGTTTAGCTTTTGTAGCGGGAGACATCTTCACCAATAGCTCAACTGTTCAAGCAGCATCTCCTTCCACACTTATTTACAATGTCAAAGATTTCGGAGCCCGCGGCAACCGCCGCTATGACGAAGACGATGCTCCTTACATCCAAAGTGCAATCGACACAGCTGCTTTATCAGGTGGCATCGTTTACATTCCGCCAGGCATGTACTTCATCAAGATACCCTTACGCGTGAGCGCGAACATTACCTTAATGGGGGCCGGCAGCAACAGTATCCTTCGGTCATCCACCCATAAATTCGGTCTCCTTAACTTATCTGCGGTTTCTCATGTACATATCCAAGGGTTGTCCTTCCAGGGCATTGGATCCTTCGGAAACGCCTCGGTTCCACGAATTGAATGCGGAATTGCGCTGGACCAAGCTGCCGACATTACCATCACAGACTGCACTTTTTCCATGATCGATAATGGTGTTAAATCCGTTGATTCGAATCGAGTTGTTGTCGAGAACTGTACCTTCGATAACATCATTGGAACGCAGGATTACGATACCCAAGGATATGGCATCTGGTGCAGTAACGTTAAGAATCATCATTTTGTGCAGAATCAATTCAACATGCTGTTTCAAACGTGTATCACTTTGACCAATGGCAGCAGTCGTTCTGTCATCGCGAGAAATCGCATGCAGAAATGCTATCAATCTGGGATTGACCTTATATCGGGTCCCAAAGAAGAACCGTGTCAATTTAATACCCTTTCCGATAACATCATTGAGAATTTTAAGAATTCAAGCGGTAACACAGGGTATACCTATGGCATTCGCCTCAAGGGTCACTGTATCTCCAATATGATTACTGCTAATATGCTAAATGATATCGATGATATTGGCATTCAGTTGGTTGGACAAGCGGACATCATTGAGAAACGCCCTCATCACAACATCATTTCCAATAATCAGCTCCAAGCTATAGGTAATAACGGTATTGTCCTCATTAATGCTTATGAGAATCAGATTCGTCAGAATTCTATTCGAAATTGCAAATCAGACGGGATCGTGCTAGCTGCCGAAGGCAAAGATAGCGGTTCGTACACAGATAACAATCAGTTAACGGGTAATAGCCTAAACACCTGTACCAAAGCACCGATTCGCATCTCGGATGCCAATTGCCGAGAAACCATCCTCTTTGGCAATGTGGGTTCAGGCAATGGTGAGAAAATTTTCGATAAAGGTACACATACAATCACTTCTACCCTATAA
- a CDS encoding DUF951 domain-containing protein: protein MEKKQYQLGDIVQMKKPHPCGTNEMEIIRMGMDIRIKCVGCKHSVLVPRTKFESKLKKVLRSNTEIQEESS, encoded by the coding sequence ATGGAGAAGAAGCAGTATCAACTTGGCGATATTGTGCAAATGAAAAAGCCCCATCCGTGTGGCACCAATGAAATGGAAATCATTCGGATGGGCATGGATATTCGGATCAAATGTGTAGGCTGTAAACACAGTGTGTTAGTGCCGAGAACGAAGTTCGAAAGTAAGTTAAAAAAAGTGCTCCGATCGAATACAGAGATACAAGAAGAATCCTCCTAA